The proteins below are encoded in one region of Marinobacter sp. F4206:
- the oadA gene encoding sodium-extruding oxaloacetate decarboxylase subunit alpha, whose protein sequence is MTKRKIHITDVILRDAHQSLIATRMRTEDMLPACEWLDQAGYWSLECWGGATFDACVRFLKEDPWERLRTLRKALPNTRLQMLLRGQNLLGYRHYGDDVVEAFVAKAAENGIDVFRVFDALNDVRNLETSIKAVKKAGKHAQGTLCYTVSPVHDTDAYLGQAKAMAEMGADSIAIKDMAGLLTPAVTAELVGKLKSTLDLPVFLHSHATSGMAPMCQWAAMEAGVDHIDTALSAFAGGTSHPPTESLVAALHDAGFDTGLNLELLDKATRHFREVRKKYHQFESAYNGVDTSVLLSQVPGGMMSNLANQLKEQGALDRIQEVFEEIPRVRKDLGFPPLVTPTSQIVGTQAVINVLGGKRYDSITNEVKKYLQGWYGQAPAAVDAELQRRAVGNEDLVEERPANLIPRELEELRKQVGELAESDEDVLTYAMFPDQAKAYLEQRREGTLQPEPLEPIPSGSGGSVSSKFKITVHGESYDIDVTGANPTGENERRFYMTVDGVPEEIHLESQGDAGEGGRKSGGRASATKEGHVTTSMPGNIVDVLVKEGDQVSAGDPVLIIEAMKMETEVKATIGGTVKSVAIAKGDRVVPGEVLVDIE, encoded by the coding sequence ATGACCAAGCGCAAGATTCATATTACCGACGTTATCCTGCGGGACGCCCACCAGTCCCTGATCGCCACCCGAATGCGGACCGAAGACATGCTGCCGGCCTGTGAATGGCTGGATCAGGCCGGTTACTGGTCCCTGGAGTGCTGGGGCGGCGCCACCTTCGACGCCTGTGTCCGGTTCCTGAAGGAAGACCCCTGGGAACGCCTGCGCACGCTGCGTAAAGCTTTGCCCAACACCCGCCTGCAGATGCTCCTGCGCGGGCAGAACCTGCTGGGCTATCGCCACTACGGCGATGACGTGGTGGAAGCCTTCGTCGCCAAGGCCGCGGAAAACGGCATCGACGTGTTCCGGGTGTTCGACGCCCTGAACGACGTGCGCAACCTGGAAACCAGCATCAAGGCCGTCAAGAAAGCCGGCAAGCACGCTCAGGGCACCCTGTGCTATACGGTCAGCCCGGTGCACGACACCGATGCCTACCTGGGGCAGGCCAAAGCCATGGCCGAGATGGGCGCGGACAGCATCGCCATCAAGGACATGGCCGGTTTGCTGACCCCGGCGGTCACCGCCGAGCTGGTGGGCAAGCTCAAGAGCACCCTGGATCTGCCGGTGTTCCTGCACTCCCACGCCACCTCGGGGATGGCGCCCATGTGCCAGTGGGCGGCCATGGAAGCCGGTGTCGATCACATCGATACCGCGTTGTCGGCCTTTGCCGGCGGCACCAGCCACCCGCCCACGGAATCGCTGGTGGCGGCGTTGCACGACGCCGGCTTCGACACCGGCCTGAATCTGGAGCTGCTGGACAAAGCGACCCGGCATTTCCGGGAAGTGCGGAAGAAGTACCATCAGTTCGAGAGCGCCTACAACGGTGTCGATACCTCGGTGCTGCTGTCGCAGGTACCGGGCGGGATGATGTCCAACCTGGCCAACCAGCTCAAGGAACAGGGGGCGCTGGACCGGATTCAGGAAGTGTTCGAGGAAATTCCCCGCGTTCGCAAGGATCTGGGCTTCCCGCCGCTGGTGACGCCCACGTCCCAGATTGTCGGCACTCAGGCGGTTATCAACGTGCTGGGCGGAAAGCGTTACGACAGCATCACCAACGAGGTGAAAAAGTACCTTCAGGGCTGGTATGGCCAGGCACCTGCCGCCGTGGACGCCGAGTTGCAGCGGCGCGCCGTTGGCAACGAGGACCTGGTCGAGGAGCGGCCGGCAAACCTGATTCCGCGCGAACTTGAGGAACTGCGCAAGCAGGTGGGCGAGCTGGCCGAGAGCGATGAGGATGTGCTGACCTACGCCATGTTCCCGGATCAGGCCAAGGCCTACCTCGAGCAGCGCCGGGAGGGCACGCTCCAGCCGGAACCCTTAGAACCCATTCCGAGTGGCTCCGGCGGCAGTGTCTCGTCCAAGTTCAAGATCACCGTGCATGGGGAGAGCTACGACATCGACGTGACCGGAGCCAACCCGACCGGTGAAAACGAGCGCCGCTTCTACATGACCGTGGACGGAGTGCCGGAGGAAATTCACCTGGAGTCCCAGGGCGACGCCGGTGAGGGCGGCCGCAAGAGCGGCGGCCGGGCCAGCGCCACCAAGGAAGGCCACGTGACCACGAGCATGCCCGGTAACATCGTCGACGTGCTGGTCAAGGAAGGCGATCAGGTGTCGGCCGGTGACCCGGTGTTGATCATCGAAGCCATGAAAATGGAAACCGAGGTCAAGGCCACCATTGGCGGTACCGTCAAGAGTGTGGCGATCGCCAAGGGCGACCGTGTCGTTCCGGGCGAAGTGCTGGTGGATATCGAATAG
- a CDS encoding 3-oxoadipyl-CoA thiolase, producing the protein MSAYIYDGLRTAFGRHAGALAPVRPDDLLASVIKALVARNTFAPEAYEDVIAGNTNQAGEDARNLARHAGLLAGLPVETGGLTVNRLCGSGLAAIIDAARAIRCDEGELFVAGGAESMSRAPFVMAKSESPFSRDLRAFDSTIGARFPNPRIEREFGADTMPETADNIARELNLDRNLVDRFAAQSQARYDEARRAGFYTDEILPIEVPQGRKKPPLTVSEDQHPRPQSTLDALAGLRPLFEGGVVTAGNASGINDGAAALIIGSRVAGEKAGMQPRARIVASAIAGVAPHVMGYGPVPASEKALARAGLTLKDMDVIEINEAFAAQVLGCTTRLGIDPTDSRLNPNGGAIAVGHPLGASGARIALTATRQLERSGGRYALISMCIGVGQGIAAVIERVNH; encoded by the coding sequence ATGAGCGCCTACATCTACGACGGGTTAAGAACTGCCTTCGGCCGTCACGCCGGCGCCCTCGCCCCGGTCCGACCCGATGACCTGCTGGCCAGCGTGATCAAGGCCCTGGTGGCGCGCAATACCTTCGCCCCGGAAGCCTATGAAGACGTGATTGCCGGCAACACCAACCAGGCCGGCGAAGATGCGCGCAATCTGGCCCGCCATGCCGGCCTGTTGGCGGGACTGCCGGTGGAGACCGGCGGCCTGACCGTTAATCGCCTCTGCGGTTCTGGCCTGGCCGCGATTATTGATGCCGCCCGCGCCATTCGCTGTGACGAGGGCGAGCTGTTTGTCGCCGGCGGCGCCGAGAGCATGAGCCGTGCCCCGTTCGTGATGGCCAAGAGCGAGTCGCCCTTCAGCCGGGACCTCCGCGCTTTCGACAGCACCATTGGTGCCCGCTTTCCCAATCCCCGCATCGAGCGGGAGTTTGGGGCGGACACCATGCCCGAAACCGCCGACAACATTGCGCGGGAACTGAATCTGGACCGGAACCTGGTCGACCGGTTTGCCGCCCAGAGCCAGGCCCGCTACGACGAAGCCCGCCGCGCCGGCTTCTACACCGACGAGATTTTACCCATCGAGGTGCCACAAGGCCGCAAGAAGCCACCGCTTACGGTGAGCGAGGACCAGCATCCTCGTCCGCAGTCGACGCTGGATGCCTTGGCCGGTCTGCGCCCCCTGTTCGAGGGCGGGGTCGTCACCGCGGGCAACGCGTCCGGCATCAATGACGGCGCCGCGGCCCTGATTATCGGCTCCCGGGTGGCCGGCGAAAAGGCCGGCATGCAGCCCCGGGCCCGGATTGTGGCGTCCGCCATCGCGGGCGTGGCGCCCCACGTTATGGGTTATGGCCCGGTTCCCGCCAGCGAGAAAGCCCTGGCCCGGGCCGGCCTGACCCTCAAGGATATGGACGTGATCGAGATCAACGAGGCCTTTGCCGCCCAGGTTCTCGGTTGCACCACCCGGTTGGGTATCGACCCGACCGATTCCCGACTGAATCCGAACGGGGGCGCGATTGCTGTCGGCCACCCGCTCGGCGCATCCGGGGCCCGGATTGCACTCACTGCGACTCGTCAGCTGGAACGCAGCGGCGGCCGCTACGCCCTGATCAGCATGTGCATTGGCGTCGGCCAGGGCATTGCCGCTGTCATTGAACGGGTTAATCACTGA
- a CDS encoding HupE/UreJ family protein yields MTRAVPVIFLAILMAMPSLLQAHALEPGFLSLTPAGKDSWQVVWRVPQVRGQPMQISAVLPETCAPRAAPGPVQFDGRAFVSRWVATCTGGLEGGTIVVRGLETTRTDVLVRYSAEIGAPPVVTRLTPDVVSFDIALKGSFDSVLSSYFVLGVEHILEGFDHLLFVFALLLLIPSFKMLIAALTSFTLAHSLTMAGVTLGMFTLPAPPVEAVIALSIVFLATELARPADDQRLTARYPWLVSFSFGLLHGFGFAGALREIGLPEGDVPLALLSFNLGVEAGQIGFVCAVLLSGYLARLAIRHRDGVMQWFEYTGKRLASYGIGGIASFWLVERVAGFWV; encoded by the coding sequence ATGACCAGAGCGGTACCGGTGATCTTTCTGGCGATCTTGATGGCCATGCCTTCATTGCTTCAGGCCCACGCACTTGAGCCCGGCTTCCTGAGCCTGACACCGGCGGGTAAGGACAGCTGGCAGGTGGTCTGGCGGGTGCCCCAGGTGCGCGGGCAACCGATGCAGATTTCCGCAGTTCTGCCCGAAACCTGCGCCCCCCGTGCGGCGCCTGGCCCGGTGCAGTTCGATGGTCGCGCCTTTGTCAGTCGTTGGGTGGCCACCTGCACCGGTGGACTGGAGGGGGGCACGATAGTCGTCCGCGGGCTGGAAACCACACGAACGGACGTGCTGGTGCGTTACAGCGCGGAGATCGGTGCGCCACCGGTGGTAACTCGGCTGACGCCGGATGTCGTTTCTTTCGACATTGCCCTGAAAGGCTCCTTTGATTCGGTGTTGTCCAGCTACTTCGTGCTGGGGGTCGAACACATCCTCGAAGGCTTTGATCACCTGCTGTTCGTCTTCGCCCTGCTGCTCCTGATTCCGAGCTTCAAGATGCTGATTGCCGCCCTGACTTCGTTCACCCTCGCCCACAGTCTGACCATGGCCGGGGTAACCCTCGGCATGTTCACGCTTCCGGCCCCGCCGGTGGAAGCGGTGATCGCGCTGTCGATTGTGTTCCTGGCCACGGAACTGGCCCGGCCGGCGGATGACCAGCGACTGACCGCCCGTTATCCCTGGCTGGTGTCGTTTTCCTTCGGGCTCCTGCACGGCTTCGGCTTTGCCGGGGCACTGCGGGAAATCGGTCTGCCCGAGGGCGATGTCCCCCTGGCGCTGCTGAGCTTCAATCTCGGTGTGGAAGCCGGGCAGATTGGCTTTGTCTGTGCGGTGCTGCTGTCCGGGTACCTTGCCAGGCTTGCGATCCGGCATCGGGACGGAGTCATGCAATGGTTTGAATACACCGGAAAGCGCCTGGCCAGTTATGGCATTGGCGGCATTGCGTCTTTCTGGCTGGTGGAGCGGGTAGCCGGATTCTGGGTGTAA
- a CDS encoding acyl-CoA dehydrogenase → MASTPWDDLLQLDKQLDETERQVRDSIRSFCDQRLMPGIIEANRHEKFDRNIFNEMGELGMLGATLPEEYGGPGLNHVCYGLIAREVERVDSAYRSALSVQSSLVIHPIHAFGQEALKKRILPQLASGEKVGCFGLTEPNHGSDPGSMETRAKRVDGGYLVSGSKTWITNSPIADVCVVWAKLDGKITGFVIEREGATGLETPKIEGKFSLRASETGSIFMDEVFVPEENKLDVEGLKGPFSCLNKARFGISWGSLGAAEFCWHAARNYTLERKQFGKPLAANQLIQKKLVDMQTEITLGLQGALQLGRMIDAGDYSTDAISLMKRNNCGKSLDIARVARDMHGGNGIADEYHVIRHVMNLEAVNTYEGTHDVHALILGRGQTGIAAFS, encoded by the coding sequence ATGGCTTCCACACCCTGGGATGACCTGCTGCAACTTGACAAGCAACTGGACGAGACCGAGCGTCAGGTCCGGGACAGTATCCGCAGTTTCTGCGACCAGCGCCTGATGCCGGGCATTATTGAAGCCAACCGGCACGAAAAATTCGATCGCAACATCTTCAACGAGATGGGCGAACTGGGCATGCTCGGTGCCACGCTGCCGGAAGAGTACGGCGGCCCGGGCCTGAACCACGTCTGCTACGGCCTGATTGCCCGGGAAGTGGAACGGGTTGATTCGGCCTACCGCTCGGCCCTGAGTGTCCAGTCCTCACTGGTTATTCACCCGATTCACGCCTTTGGCCAGGAAGCCCTGAAAAAGCGCATCCTGCCGCAACTGGCGTCCGGCGAAAAGGTGGGCTGCTTCGGCCTGACCGAACCCAACCACGGGTCGGACCCGGGCAGCATGGAAACCCGCGCCAAGAGAGTCGACGGCGGCTATCTGGTCAGCGGCTCCAAGACCTGGATCACCAACTCGCCGATTGCCGATGTGTGCGTGGTCTGGGCCAAGCTGGACGGCAAGATCACCGGCTTTGTGATCGAGCGCGAAGGCGCGACGGGCCTGGAAACACCGAAGATTGAAGGCAAGTTCTCCCTGCGGGCGTCCGAGACCGGCTCCATCTTTATGGACGAGGTCTTTGTTCCGGAGGAGAACAAGCTGGACGTGGAAGGCCTGAAAGGCCCGTTCAGCTGCCTGAACAAGGCCCGCTTCGGCATCAGCTGGGGCTCGTTGGGGGCCGCCGAATTCTGTTGGCACGCAGCGCGTAATTACACCCTCGAACGCAAACAGTTCGGCAAGCCGCTGGCCGCCAACCAGCTGATCCAGAAGAAGCTGGTGGACATGCAGACCGAAATCACCCTGGGCCTTCAGGGTGCCCTGCAGCTGGGCCGCATGATCGACGCCGGCGACTATTCGACCGACGCCATTTCCCTGATGAAGCGGAACAACTGCGGCAAGTCACTGGACATCGCCCGGGTTGCCCGCGACATGCACGGCGGCAACGGCATTGCCGACGAATACCATGTGATCCGCCACGTCATGAACCTCGAAGCGGTCAACACCTACGAAGGTACCCATGACGTCCACGCCCTGATTCTGGGCCGTGGCCAGACCGGTATCGCCGCGTTCAGCTGA
- a CDS encoding glyoxylate/hydroxypyruvate reductase A produces MKVLFVSGDPKPERWTTPLKTLLPDAEIFVWDADGPPVNADYAIVWQPSAALFEREKTLKAIFNLGAGVDSLMALPALPPALTVVRLEDAGMSVQMAEYILHQLVEASRGMETYRDQQRQGTWKIHRPIRRDEWPVGILGLGQIGQRVARTLADLDYPVYGWARSEHSLDGVTSYAGPGELGPFLSNTRVLVNTLPLTDTTRDLIDYQLLRQLRPGALVINVGRGESLVEEDLLQALDEGLVSRAVLDVFRKEPLPADHPFWQHPDIAVTPHISARTLREATVEQIAGKIRDHAGGRPISGVVDRSRGY; encoded by the coding sequence ATGAAGGTACTTTTTGTTTCAGGTGATCCGAAACCGGAGCGCTGGACCACACCCCTCAAAACGCTGTTACCCGACGCGGAAATCTTTGTCTGGGATGCGGACGGCCCACCCGTTAACGCGGACTACGCCATCGTCTGGCAGCCCTCCGCGGCGCTGTTCGAACGGGAGAAGACCCTGAAAGCGATCTTCAACCTGGGCGCCGGCGTCGACAGCCTGATGGCGCTTCCGGCCCTGCCGCCGGCGCTCACCGTGGTGCGCCTCGAGGATGCGGGCATGTCGGTCCAGATGGCGGAGTACATCCTGCACCAGCTGGTCGAAGCCAGCCGGGGCATGGAAACCTACCGGGATCAGCAACGACAGGGTACCTGGAAAATCCATCGCCCCATCCGACGCGACGAATGGCCGGTGGGCATCCTGGGCCTCGGCCAGATTGGCCAGCGGGTCGCCCGCACCCTGGCGGACCTGGATTACCCGGTCTACGGCTGGGCCCGAAGCGAACACAGCCTGGACGGTGTAACCAGCTACGCGGGCCCCGGTGAATTGGGGCCATTCCTGAGCAACACCCGGGTGCTGGTCAACACCCTGCCCCTGACCGATACCACCCGCGACCTGATTGACTACCAGCTGCTCCGCCAGCTGCGGCCGGGCGCGTTGGTGATCAATGTGGGCCGGGGCGAATCGCTGGTCGAGGAAGACCTGCTGCAGGCTCTGGACGAAGGGCTGGTCAGCCGGGCGGTGCTGGACGTGTTCCGCAAGGAACCTTTGCCCGCCGATCATCCCTTCTGGCAACACCCGGACATCGCCGTCACGCCCCACATCTCTGCACGCACCCTGCGAGAAGCCACCGTCGAACAGATCGCAGGCAAAATCCGGGACCACGCCGGCGGCCGTCCGATCAGTGGCGTGGTCGACCGATCACGGGGTTATTAA
- a CDS encoding 3-hydroxyacyl-CoA dehydrogenase NAD-binding domain-containing protein, translating into MSEVVTYSREGTIGVITVNYPPVNALSHAVRSGLVAALEQGQKDAGAKVLLLVCDGRTFIAGADIREFGKPMQSPGLPEVMDHYENSDKPMVAAIHGTALGGGLETAIACHYRIALSSARVGLPEVKLGLLPGAGGTQRLPRLTGAKKALEMITTGQFVDASEALELGIVDAVDEGNDIKAAGLAFAKKIADEGKPVRRVRDLTEKLEADKGSEVFDQFRASLEKKARGLFSPFKCVDAVQAAFELPFDEGMKRERELFTECMESPQRAGLIHAFFAEREVSKVKGLAKDTPVRDINSVGIIGAGTMGGGIAMNFANVGIPVTIVEVKQEALDKGLGIIRKNYENSAKKGRISQQQVEERMALISGSLTYDDFKEVDLVIEAVFENMAIKKDIFAKLDAVCKPGAILASNTSTLDIDEIASATRRPEDVVGMHFFSPANVMKLLENVRGSKTSDEVKATVMAMAKKIKKVGVLVGNCYGFVGNRMLHKRGAEAMSLVNEGATPQQVDKVLTDLGYPMGQFAMSDLAGIDVGYRIREERRNAGENVPASWMDKLVEQDRLGQKTMAGVYRYEEGSRKPIPDPQVDELIADFRKEQGITPRDISDQEILERCMYVMINEGAKILEEGIADRALDIDVVWIYGYGFPAYRGGPMFWADQLGLDTILGAVEKYYDDLGGDQWQPSELLKKLVAEGKSFADL; encoded by the coding sequence ATGTCTGAGGTCGTAACTTACAGCCGCGAAGGCACAATTGGCGTCATTACCGTGAATTACCCGCCGGTGAATGCCCTCAGTCATGCGGTTCGTTCCGGCCTTGTGGCCGCACTGGAACAGGGGCAAAAGGACGCCGGCGCCAAGGTGTTGTTGCTGGTGTGTGACGGCCGCACCTTTATTGCCGGCGCGGATATCCGCGAATTTGGTAAGCCCATGCAGTCACCGGGGTTGCCGGAGGTCATGGACCACTATGAGAACAGTGACAAACCGATGGTGGCGGCTATCCACGGCACGGCTCTGGGTGGCGGTCTTGAGACGGCCATCGCGTGTCATTACCGGATTGCCCTGAGCAGCGCCCGGGTCGGGCTGCCTGAGGTGAAGCTGGGGCTGTTGCCCGGTGCCGGTGGCACCCAGCGCCTGCCGCGCCTGACCGGTGCCAAAAAAGCCCTCGAAATGATCACCACCGGTCAGTTCGTCGATGCCAGCGAAGCCCTGGAATTGGGCATTGTCGATGCGGTGGATGAGGGCAACGACATCAAGGCCGCCGGCCTGGCGTTCGCGAAGAAAATCGCCGATGAAGGCAAGCCGGTCCGTCGGGTGCGTGACCTGACCGAAAAACTGGAGGCAGACAAGGGCAGCGAGGTGTTCGACCAGTTTCGCGCCAGCCTGGAGAAGAAGGCCCGGGGTCTGTTTTCGCCGTTCAAGTGTGTCGATGCGGTGCAGGCGGCGTTTGAGCTGCCCTTTGACGAGGGCATGAAGCGTGAGCGTGAATTGTTCACCGAGTGCATGGAGTCGCCCCAGCGCGCGGGCCTGATCCACGCCTTTTTTGCCGAACGGGAAGTGTCCAAGGTCAAGGGGCTGGCCAAGGATACGCCGGTACGTGACATCAACAGCGTGGGCATTATCGGGGCCGGCACCATGGGCGGCGGCATTGCCATGAATTTCGCCAACGTCGGTATCCCGGTCACCATTGTTGAGGTCAAGCAGGAGGCGCTGGACAAGGGCCTCGGCATTATCCGCAAGAATTACGAGAACTCCGCCAAAAAGGGCCGCATCAGTCAGCAGCAGGTGGAAGAGCGGATGGCGCTGATCTCCGGGAGTCTGACCTATGACGACTTCAAAGAGGTGGATCTGGTCATCGAAGCGGTGTTCGAAAACATGGCGATCAAGAAGGACATCTTTGCCAAGTTGGACGCCGTGTGTAAGCCCGGTGCCATTCTCGCATCCAACACCTCGACGCTGGATATCGACGAAATTGCCTCGGCCACCCGGCGTCCGGAAGACGTGGTCGGCATGCACTTCTTCAGCCCGGCCAACGTCATGAAGCTGCTGGAAAATGTTCGCGGCAGCAAGACCTCCGACGAGGTCAAGGCCACGGTGATGGCGATGGCGAAGAAGATCAAGAAGGTGGGTGTGCTGGTCGGCAACTGCTACGGCTTTGTTGGTAACCGCATGCTGCACAAGCGCGGCGCCGAGGCCATGTCGCTGGTTAACGAGGGCGCCACGCCCCAGCAGGTGGATAAGGTCCTGACCGATCTGGGCTACCCGATGGGCCAGTTTGCCATGTCGGACCTGGCCGGTATCGATGTCGGTTACCGCATTCGCGAGGAACGCCGCAACGCCGGTGAGAATGTGCCCGCGAGCTGGATGGACAAGCTGGTGGAGCAGGATCGCCTGGGTCAGAAGACCATGGCCGGTGTGTACCGGTATGAAGAGGGCAGCCGCAAGCCAATTCCCGATCCGCAGGTGGACGAGCTCATCGCCGACTTCCGCAAGGAGCAGGGCATTACGCCCCGCGACATCAGCGATCAGGAAATCCTGGAACGCTGCATGTATGTGATGATCAACGAAGGCGCCAAGATCCTCGAAGAGGGCATTGCTGACCGGGCCCTGGATATCGATGTGGTGTGGATCTACGGCTACGGTTTCCCGGCCTATCGGGGTGGCCCCATGTTCTGGGCCGACCAGCTTGGCCTCGACACCATTCTCGGGGCGGTGGAAAAGTATTACGACGACCTTGGTGGCGATCAGTGGCAGCCCTCGGAGTTGCTGAAAAAACTGGTTGCCGAGGGCAAGTCCTTCGCGGATCTCTAA
- a CDS encoding acetyl-CoA carboxylase biotin carboxylase subunit → MAIRKLLIANRGEIAVRIARACSELGIRSVAIYSKADEYSLHVKKADESYQISQDPLSGYLNPHHIVNLAVETGCDALHPGYGFLSENAELPAICKQRGITFVGPSSDAIASMGDKTQARQTAEAAGVPVTPGSKGNLEDVADAVRQASEIGYPVMLKATSGGGGRGIRRCDNEKELRQNYERVISEATKAFGSAEVFLEKCIIDPRHIEVQILADSHGNVVHLYERDCSIQRRNQKLIELAPSPQLKESQREYIGDLARRVARQCGYENAGTVEFLLDHDGSFYFMEMNTRVQVEHTITEEITGVDIIKAQIRIAAGETLWLKQEDISYRGFAAQFRINAEDPKNGFLPSFGRISRYYSAGGPGVRTDANMYTGYEIPPYYDSMCAKLIVWAMDWPELIARSRRALNDMGIYGVKTTIPYYQQILSHDEFQAADFNTGFVEANPQLLEYSSKTRPEAIATAIAAAIAAQAGL, encoded by the coding sequence ATGGCTATTAGGAAGCTTCTGATTGCCAATCGCGGTGAGATTGCAGTCAGAATAGCCCGGGCCTGTAGCGAGCTGGGCATACGTTCGGTCGCCATTTATTCCAAGGCGGACGAGTATTCCCTGCATGTTAAAAAGGCCGACGAGTCCTATCAGATCAGCCAGGACCCGCTGTCCGGGTATCTGAACCCCCACCACATCGTCAACCTGGCGGTGGAAACCGGCTGCGATGCCCTGCATCCCGGCTACGGCTTTCTCTCGGAAAATGCCGAGCTGCCGGCGATCTGCAAGCAGCGGGGGATCACGTTTGTCGGACCATCCTCGGACGCCATTGCCTCCATGGGTGACAAGACCCAGGCCCGGCAGACCGCCGAGGCCGCGGGTGTGCCGGTAACGCCCGGGTCCAAGGGGAATCTGGAGGATGTGGCAGACGCGGTCCGGCAGGCCTCCGAGATTGGCTACCCGGTCATGCTCAAGGCCACCTCCGGTGGCGGCGGGCGCGGCATCCGCCGGTGCGACAACGAGAAAGAGCTGCGCCAGAACTACGAGCGGGTGATTTCCGAGGCCACCAAGGCGTTCGGCAGCGCCGAGGTGTTTCTGGAGAAATGCATCATCGACCCCCGCCATATCGAGGTTCAGATCCTGGCGGACAGCCATGGCAACGTGGTGCACCTGTACGAGCGTGACTGTTCGATCCAGCGCCGCAACCAGAAGCTGATTGAGCTGGCGCCATCGCCGCAGCTGAAGGAGAGCCAGCGTGAATACATCGGCGACCTGGCGCGGCGGGTGGCCAGACAATGCGGCTATGAGAATGCCGGCACCGTGGAATTCCTGCTCGACCATGACGGCAGTTTCTATTTCATGGAGATGAACACCCGGGTTCAGGTGGAGCACACCATCACCGAGGAAATCACCGGGGTGGACATCATCAAGGCCCAGATCCGGATCGCCGCCGGCGAGACGCTGTGGCTCAAACAGGAGGACATCAGCTATCGGGGCTTTGCCGCCCAGTTCCGGATCAACGCCGAAGATCCCAAGAACGGCTTCTTGCCGAGCTTTGGCCGGATCAGCCGCTACTATTCGGCCGGTGGCCCGGGTGTGCGTACCGACGCCAACATGTACACCGGTTACGAGATACCGCCTTATTACGATTCCATGTGCGCCAAGCTGATTGTCTGGGCCATGGACTGGCCGGAGCTGATTGCCCGCTCCCGCCGGGCGCTGAACGACATGGGCATTTACGGGGTCAAAACCACCATTCCCTACTACCAGCAGATCCTGAGCCACGACGAGTTCCAGGCCGCCGACTTCAACACCGGCTTTGTAGAAGCTAATCCACAGCTGCTGGAGTACAGCTCAAAGACCCGCCCTGAAGCCATCGCCACTGCCATCGCGGCGGCTATCGCCGCCCAGGCGGGCCTGTAA
- a CDS encoding IclR family transcriptional regulator: MVASGDGEPVKPEKDRKFVEALSRGLDVLRAFSQGSVILGNQDIARITGLPKPTVSRMTYTLTKLGYLSYNVQLEKYQLSSGVLALGYAYVSNLKVRQLAKPYMDEFARQTNMSVGLTCRDRLHMIYVENRLPPEASLLRMDIGLKLPMATTSAGRAYYCSISDKARKMIDDAMEAKYGPEGWPEKKEGLERAKEDYEKFGFCLSLGEWDRNINSAGVPIQLQDGTTMALTCAAPSYLVSGEKLRESIAHQLAMLASDIESLGV, from the coding sequence ATGGTTGCTTCAGGTGATGGCGAACCGGTGAAGCCGGAGAAAGACCGCAAGTTCGTCGAGGCGCTCTCCCGCGGGCTTGATGTCCTGCGCGCCTTCAGCCAGGGCTCGGTGATTCTGGGCAACCAGGACATCGCCCGGATTACCGGCCTGCCCAAGCCCACGGTGTCGCGGATGACCTACACCCTCACCAAGCTGGGTTACCTGAGCTACAACGTGCAGCTGGAAAAATACCAGCTCAGTTCCGGTGTTCTGGCGCTGGGTTATGCCTACGTCTCCAACCTCAAGGTACGCCAGCTCGCCAAGCCCTACATGGACGAGTTCGCCCGCCAGACCAACATGTCAGTGGGCCTGACCTGTCGCGACCGTCTGCACATGATTTACGTGGAGAACCGGCTGCCGCCAGAGGCCTCCCTGCTGCGCATGGATATCGGTCTGAAGCTGCCGATGGCGACCACCTCTGCCGGCCGTGCCTACTACTGTTCCATCAGTGACAAGGCGCGGAAAATGATCGATGACGCCATGGAGGCCAAGTATGGTCCGGAAGGCTGGCCTGAAAAGAAAGAGGGCCTCGAACGCGCCAAGGAAGACTACGAAAAGTTCGGGTTCTGCCTGTCTCTGGGTGAATGGGACCGGAACATCAACTCGGCGGGCGTGCCGATCCAGCTGCAGGATGGCACCACTATGGCGCTGACCTGTGCCGCTCCCTCCTATCTGGTGTCGGGTGAAAAACTGCGCGAATCCATTGCCCACCAGTTGGCGATGCTGGCCAGCGATATCGAATCCCTGGGCGTCTGA